A window of Bacteroidota bacterium genomic DNA:
CAATAAAAGTGAATGAAGAAGTTTATAATTTTCTTTCCTCCGTTTCGAATAAATATGGAATTGGTTTCTGGAAACCGGGTGCAGGAATTATTCACCAGGTGCTTCTGGAGAATTATTGTTTCCCAGGAGGAATGATGATTGGAACGGATTCTCATACTGTAAATGGCGGAGGACTCGGAATGATTGCAATCGGAGTCGGAGGCGCGGATGCATGCGATGTGATGGCAGGATTGCCGTGGGAATTAAAAATGCCGAAACTCATAGGAGTAAAACTCACAGGGAAATTAAGCGGTTGGACTTCATCAAAAGATATAATTCTGAAAGTGGCAGGAATTCTCACCGTGAAAGGAGGAACCGATGCCATACTGGAATATTTTGGCGAAGGCGCGGATTCTCTTTCGTGCACCGGAAAAGGAACCATTTGCAACATGGGCGCGGAGATTGGCGCAACTACTTCTATTTTCTGCTACGATGAAAAAATGTCTTCCTATTTGAAAGGAACCGGGAGAAAAGATGTGGCGGATGCTGCGGATAATGCGAGCGAACATTTGCGCGGAGATAAAGAAGTATACGAGAATCCTAAAAATTATTTTGACGAAGTAATTGAAATAAATCTTTCGGAACTTGAACCGCACGTGAACGGACCGTTCACTCCCGATTTGGCTTGGCCTATTTCAAAATTTGCCGAAGCGGTAAAACAAAATCAGTGGCCCGCTGAATTGGAAGTTGGATTAATCGGTTCGTGCACCAATTCTTCCTATGAAGATATTTCGCGCGCTGCTTCGCTGGCAAAGTACGCTGTGGAAAAAGGATTGAAAGCAAAATCTGAATTCACTGTCACGCCCGGTTCGGAACAAGTTCGCTACACAGTGGAGCGCGATGGGTATTTGCAATGGTTTGAAAAAATGGGAGGAGTTGTTCTCGCGAATGCCTGCGGTCCTTGCATCGGGCAATGGGCGCGCCACCGCGTGAAACCTGAACCGAAAAATTCCATCATCACTTCATACAATAGAAATTTCGCGAAGCGAAATGATGGTGACCCGAACACGCACGCGTTTGTTGCTTCGCCAGAAATTGTAACTGCGCTTGCGCTCGCGGGAGATTTAACTTTCAATCCGCTGAAAGATTCTCTGGTAAATTCCAAAGGAGAAAAAATAAAATTGCCCGACCCCAGCGGATTGGAACTTCCTCCGAAAGGTTTTGACGTGAAAGATGCCGGCTACCAGGAACCCGCAAAAGACGGAAGTACAGTGCAGGTAAATGTGAAACCGACTTCCGACCGTTTGCAAATCCTCGAACCGTTTCCCGCATGGGAAGGAACCGATTTAAAAAATTTGAAACTGCTCATCAAAGCAAAAGGAAAATGCACCACCGACCATATTTCTATGGCGGGACCTTGGTTGAAATACCGCGGGCATCTCGATAATATTTCAAACAATATGCTGATTGGCGCAATCAATGCGTTCAACTTAAAAACAAATTCGGTAAAGAATCAGCTCACGGGAAATTACGATGAAGTGCCGAAAGTGCAACGCGCTTACAAGAATCAGCATATCGGTTCAATCGTGGTTGGAGATGAAAATTACGGAGAGGGTTCTTCGCGCGAACACGCAGCGATGGAACCGCGTCATCTCGGAGTAAGAGTTGTGCTCGTAAAATCTTTTGCGCGCATTCACGAAACAAATT
This region includes:
- a CDS encoding aconitate hydratase — translated: MAFDINVIKKVYSGLPEKVSTARKIIGRPLTFTEKILYAHLTEGMPSTSYERGKSYVDFNPDRVAMQDATAQMALLQFMQAGRKKVAVPSTVHCDHLITAQSGAKTDLERAIKVNEEVYNFLSSVSNKYGIGFWKPGAGIIHQVLLENYCFPGGMMIGTDSHTVNGGGLGMIAIGVGGADACDVMAGLPWELKMPKLIGVKLTGKLSGWTSSKDIILKVAGILTVKGGTDAILEYFGEGADSLSCTGKGTICNMGAEIGATTSIFCYDEKMSSYLKGTGRKDVADAADNASEHLRGDKEVYENPKNYFDEVIEINLSELEPHVNGPFTPDLAWPISKFAEAVKQNQWPAELEVGLIGSCTNSSYEDISRAASLAKYAVEKGLKAKSEFTVTPGSEQVRYTVERDGYLQWFEKMGGVVLANACGPCIGQWARHRVKPEPKNSIITSYNRNFAKRNDGDPNTHAFVASPEIVTALALAGDLTFNPLKDSLVNSKGEKIKLPDPSGLELPPKGFDVKDAGYQEPAKDGSTVQVNVKPTSDRLQILEPFPAWEGTDLKNLKLLIKAKGKCTTDHISMAGPWLKYRGHLDNISNNMLIGAINAFNLKTNSVKNQLTGNYDEVPKVQRAYKNQHIGSIVVGDENYGEGSSREHAAMEPRHLGVRVVLVKSFARIHETNLKKQGMLALTFSDKNDYDKIQEDDTIDVLGLTEFTPGKHLQLVLHHSKGDHEIIKANHSYNAQQIEWFKAGGALNIIRANVKT